In a single window of the Coffea eugenioides isolate CCC68of chromosome 3, Ceug_1.0, whole genome shotgun sequence genome:
- the LOC113765052 gene encoding AT-hook motif nuclear-localized protein 20-like: protein MVEIGSRGQKPPVLSILLNLIKIARLANRWWGGQVGLPGVEPAPCSPVSSNKRGRPDLAIMNENSGSKGSEDEERDNTSGEPREGAVEVGNRRPRGRPPGSKNKPKPPIFVTRDSPNALRSHVMEVAGGSDVAESIAQFARKRQRGVCVLSGSGSVANVTLRQPAAPGAVVALHGRFEILSLTGAFLPGPAPPGATGLTVYLAGGQGQVVGGSVVGSLVAAGPVLVIAATFANATYERLPLEDDEDTTPACGGGGGGGGQPHLGVGGGGAGNSPPGLGTSGGGSGGQQQQHAMPDPPSLPAYNLTPNLLPNGGQLNHDAYGWAQSRAQYN, encoded by the exons atggtAGAAATAGGCAGTAGAGGACAGAAGCCCCCTGTCCTTTCAATCTTG CTCAATTTGATCAAGATTGCAAGGCTGGCTAACCGGTGGTGGGGTGGACAGGTGGGGTTGCCGGGGGTCGAACCGGCACCTTGTTCACCTGTGTCTTCGAATAAACGCGGCCGGCCGGACTTAGCCATCATGAATGAAAACAGCGGAAGCAAAGGCAgtgaagatgaagaaagagacAACACTAGTGGTGAGCCAAGAGAGGGTGCTGTTGAAGTTGGAAATCGAAGACCTAGAGGCCGACCTCCAGGATCCAAGAACAAACCAAAGCCACCAATCTTCGTCACGAGAGATAGTCCAAATGCACTTCGTAGCCATGTCATGGAAGTTGCCGGTGGCAGTGATGTGGCCGAAAGCATAGCACAATTTGCCCGCAAACGCCAGCGTGGGGTTTGTGTGCTCAGTGGTAGTGGCTCAGTAGCTAATGTTACCCTAAGGCAGCCCGCAGCACCCGGAGCAGTCGTAGCACTTCATGGAAGATTCGAAATTCTGTCGCTGACCGGGGCTTTTTTGCCCGGTCCAGCTCCGCCCGGAGCAACAGGACTGACAGTTTACTTGGCTGGTGGTCAAGGACAAGTTGTTGGTGGAAGTGTAGTTGGTTCTCTTGTGGCAGCAGGGCCAGTTTTAGTGATTGCTGCTACTTTTGCTAACGCAACTTATGAGAGATTGCCTCTTGAAGATGATGAGGATACAACTCCTGCTTGTGGTGGCGGTGGCGGTGGTGGTGGGCAGCCACATCTTGGTGTTGGTGGTGGGGGTGCAGGAAATTCACCTCCTGGATTAGGGACTAGTGGAGGTGGTAGTGGTGGACAACAGCAGCAGCATGCCATGCCTGATCCTCCATCCTTGCCTGCTTACAATTTGACACCAAATTTATTACCGAATGGAGGGCAGTTAAATCATGATGCATATGGTTGGGCACAGTCCAGGGCACAGTATAATTGA